GCGGCGTGTCTCTGGTCCAGCAGACCGGCACGGCACTCGGCGAGATTTCCAACCAGGTGGCCGTCATCAACGACCACATCACGGCGATCGCGTCTGCGGCGCGGGAACAGTCCACCGCGCTCAACGAGATCAACGGTTCGGTCAACCACATGGACCAGTTCACCCAGAAGAACGCCGCCATGGTGGAAGAGGCAACTGCCGTAACTCACCGCCTGGCCGACAGCGCCCACAATCTCGGCGCCTTTGTCGCACAGTTCCGGATCGCCGGCGGCACGAGCCACACCCCCGCCTATCAGCCGGCAGCCCCCGCTCCGCGCGCCGCAGCACCACGCCCGGCCGCAGCACCCGCACAGGCCCGTCCGGTCGCTTCTCCGGCACGCAAGATGGTCGGCAGCCTGGCCAAGGCCTTCGGCGGCGGCAGTTCCGCTGTAGCGACCTCGCAGGACAATTGGGAAGAATTCTGAGCCCAGCCTTGGAAACAAAGACAAGCCGTCGCGAGCGATCGCGGCGGCTTTTTCGTTTCGTCTCGAAGAAGAAGGGTGCGATCCACGGCAACCGATGGAGGTTTACGATCCTGGGTGCCTACAAACGTAGGTGGGCGCCGTATGTCCGAGCCCACGGGCCCGGCCAGGGACAGCTCCCTTTGGATCGAGTATGGCCCCAGGGATTGTGGTTCCTGTCGTGAGGCGCAGATCGCTTGTCAGATATAGGTGCTTCGCACGCACTGCGCCAGTGGGCTTGGCAAATAGTCCTCAGGCCTGCGGCTGGGGTGCGGGCCGCTGGGTGAGCTTGCGTGTGATGCCATTCAGCCGGTCCGCGAGATCGACAATCGCATGGGCCACGGCTTCCTCCCGGTCATGGACACCTGATAGCACTGTGTCTCGCCCTTCGCGCAGATTTGCGAGCTCCGCCTCGGCGGCGGCCAGGCGTCGAGTGATCTCGGCCATTTCGTCCATGACCATGATTCCGGCCATCACGGTAATCCTGAGATCGCCGATTTCGCCGAACTGTCCCTTCAGGTGACCGACGTAACGGTCGAACTGACCCGCAAGCTCGGTCAGATGGTCTTCCTGACCTTCCTCGCACGCCATGCGATAGGCTTTTCCGTCAATCGTGACTGAGACCTGCGCCATCGGCATTCCAACTCTTTTCTACGCGTGGCGCCGCAGCGCCCTAAGCAAACAGGGGCCATCCGGCCCGCGATCAGCGGTCGAGCACCGCCCGGATCGTCTCCATGGCCGTGACCAGGCGACGCGACACCTCGCGATTGACCTCTTCGAGCCTGTTGGCCCGAAATTCCGACTGGTCGAGTTCTTGGGCGAGCCGCGAGCGATCAGCATGCACCCGCCGGACCTCGCCGTCGATCTCCGTACTCTCGCGTTCCGCCTCGAAGCGCATGTCGACGGCGTTCTCCAACCCGGCGACAGCCTGGCGAAGCGCCGTGAGCGCGGCATCCACCGAATTTTCCGCCGGCATGATTTTGCCCCTGCTTCACTGACGTCTGTTCGCTACACGAATCGTCGTAGCTGTCGCGATGATCTGAGCCGGGACAGTAAGCCCCGGCCTTGCCGCGCGTCAATAAAGTGCAAGTCATCAGGAGAAGCCAATTCTGTGGAAGACTGACACAAATTGCCGCCCGGAAACTCATGGCGCATTTTCGCACAAGAATGAGGCACAGCGATGATTTCTTGGCTCCGGAAACGCCAGAAGCCGGGCCATTTGTTGACTTGCGCGATGCACCTGCTAAGGATCAGCCCCGTTCAGGCGGCCCACCCCGGCGGGCCGCGTCTCGAAGCCCCCGGAACAAGCGGAAAAGCCATGATTTCTCCCGAAAAACATCAGCGGATGGCGAATGCGATCCGTTTCCTCGCCATGGATGCAGTGGAAAAGGCCAATTCCGGCCATCCAGGCATGCCCATGGGCTGCGCCGATGTCGCGACTGTTCTCTTCACCCGCTATCTGAGCTTCGACCCCAAGAACCCGCTCTGGCCCGACCGCGACCGTTTCGTCCTGTCGGCAGGCCATGGCTCGATGCTGATCTACTCGCTCCTCTATCTCACGGGCTATGAGGACATGACGATCGAGGACATCAAGTCCTTCCGTCAGCTCGGCGCCAAGACCGCCGGCCATCCCGAATACGGTCACGCATCGGGCATTGAGACGACCACCGGTCCGCTTGGCCAGGGCATTGCCACGGCCGTCGGCATGGCGCTGGCCGAAAAGAAGCTCGAAGACGAGTTCGGCTCCGACCTGCAGAACCACTATACCTACGCGCTCGCCGGTGACGGCTGCCTCATGGAAGGCATCAGCCAGGAAGCGATCACGCTCGCCGGCCACCTGAAGCTCAACAAGCTTATCGTCTTCTGGGACGACAATGGCATTTCGATCGACGGCGCAATCTCTCTCGCCGACTCGACCGACCAGCATGCCCGTTTCCGCGCCGCCAACTG
This DNA window, taken from Peteryoungia algae, encodes the following:
- a CDS encoding DUF4164 domain-containing protein, coding for MPAENSVDAALTALRQAVAGLENAVDMRFEAERESTEIDGEVRRVHADRSRLAQELDQSEFRANRLEEVNREVSRRLVTAMETIRAVLDR
- a CDS encoding cell division protein ZapA yields the protein MAQVSVTIDGKAYRMACEEGQEDHLTELAGQFDRYVGHLKGQFGEIGDLRITVMAGIMVMDEMAEITRRLAAAEAELANLREGRDTVLSGVHDREEAVAHAIVDLADRLNGITRKLTQRPAPQPQA